ATCTACCTCGTTCCTTTGTAACTCCGTACAGAGTGTCCTACAACCCCAAGAGGCAAGCCTCTTGGTTTGGGCTAATCCCGTTTCGCTCGCCGCTACTCAGGGAATCGCATTTGCTTTCTCTTCCTCCGGGTACTTAGATGTTTCAGTTCCCCGGGTCTGCCTTCTCATATCCTATGAATTCAGATATGGATACCACTCCATTACGAGTGGTGGGTTTCCCCATTCGGAAATCTCCGGATCAAAGCTTGCTTACAGCTCCCCGAAGCATATCGGTGTTCGTCCCGTCCTTCATCGGCTCCTAGTGCCAAGGCATCCACCGTGCGCCCTTTCTAACTTAACCGTTAAAAAGAATCACTATGTGATATCTTGTCTTACTAATTGAATGTGATGTCTACTGTTATCTAGTTTTCAAAGAACAACGCATAGGACATGCTAACACATGCGTTGCCACACGATGTGGCGCATTTAGCAGGTGCTCCTATGTCTGAAGGAATGATCCTTCAAAACTAAACAAGACAGGGAACGTTCTGTTTATAAGACCCAAGGTCTTATATTCCGTAATATATCCTTAGAAAGGAGGTGATCCAGCCGCACCTTCCGATACGGCTACCTTGTTACGACTTCACCCCAATCATCTGTCCCACCTTCGGCGGCTGGCTCCTAAAAGGTTACCTCACCGACTTCGGGTGTTACAAACTCTCGTGGTGTGACGGGCGGTGTGTACAAGGCCCGGGAACGTATTCACCGCGGCATGCTGATCCGCGATTACTAGCGATTCCAGCTTCACGCAGTCGAGTTGCAGACTGCGATCCGAACTGAGAACAGATTTGTGGGATTGGCTTAACCTCGCGGTTTCGCTGCCCTTTGTTCTGTCCATTGTAGCACGTGTGTAGCCCAGGTCATAAGGGGCATGATGATTTGACGTCATCCCCACCTTCCTCCGGTTTGTCACCGGCAGTCACCTTAGAGTGCCCAACTGAATGCTGGCAACTAAGATCAAGGGTTGCGCTCGTTGCGGGACTTAACCCAACATCTCACGACACGAGCTGACGACAACCATGCACCACCTGTCACTCTGCCCCCGAAGGGGACGTCCTATCTCTAGGATTGTCAGAGGATGTCAAGACCTGGTAAGGTTCTTCGCGTTGCTTCGAATTAAACCACATGCTCCACCGCTTGTGCGGGCCCCCGTCAATTCCTTTGAGTTTCAGTCTTGCGACCGTACTCCCCAGGCGGAGTGCTTAATGCGTTAGCTGCAGCACTAAGGGGCGGAAACCCCCTAACACTTAGCACTCATCGTTTACGGCGTGGACTACCAGGGTATCTAATCCTGTTCGCTCCCCACGCTTTCGCTCCTCAGCGTCAGTTACAGACCAGAGAGTCGCCTTCGCCACTGGTGTTCCTCCACATCTCTACGCATTTCACCGCTACACGTGGAATTCCACTCTCCTCTTCTGCACTCAAGTTCCCCAGTTTCCAATGACCCTCCCCGGTTGAGCCGGGGGCTTTCACATCAGACTTAAGAAACCGCCTGCGAGCCCTTTACGCCCAATAATTCCGGACAACGCTTGCCACCTACGTATTACCGCGGCTGCTGGCACGTAGTTAGCCGTGGCTTTCTGGTTAGGTACCGTCAAGGTGCCGCCCTATTTGAACGGCACTTGTTCTTCCCTAACAACAGAGCTTTACGATCCGAAAACCTTCATCACTCACGCGGCGTTGCTCCGTCAGACTTTCGTCCATTGCGGAAGATTCCCTACTGCTGCCTCCCGTAGGAGTCTGGGCCGTGTCTCAGTCCCAGTGTGGCCGATCACCCTCTCAGGTCGGCTACGCATCGTTGCCTTGGTGAGCCATTACCTCACCAACTAGCTAATGCGCCGCGGGTCCATCTGTAAGTGGTAGCCGAAGCCACCTTTTATGTTTGAACCATGCGGTTCAAACAAGCATCCGGTATTAGCCCCGGTTTCCCGGAGTTATCCCAGTCTTACAGGCAGGTTACCCACGTGTTACTCACCCGTCCGCCGCTAACATCAGGGAGCAAGCTCCCATCTGTCCGCTCGACTTGCATGTATTAGGCACGCCGCCAGCGTTCGTCCTGAGCCAGGATCAAACTCTCCATAAAGTAATGGAGCGCAGATTAAGTTCGTCACATTCTGTGACAACATCTGCATGACCTGCATCATGCAGGCCCCTGACTACGCACATCGCTGTGCGATTTATAAAAATGAATTAACAGGTACGTTTTGTCTTGTTTAGTTTTCAAAGATCATTCAATAATGGAGCGGGTGATGAGAATCGAACTCACGACATCAGCTTGGAAGGCTGAGGTTTTACCACTAAACTACACCCGCGTGGTATTTTATAATGGCGCGCCCGAGAGGAGTCGAACCCCTAACCTTTTGATCCGTAGTCAAACGCTCTATCCAATTGAGCTACGGGCGCTTATCAAGCGACTTAACTATCATACTATCAATCGATGTTGAAGTCAAGAAGTTTTTTAAAACGTTTTTTTCGACAATCGAACCTTTTCTCAATTCGACTTCTCTTATTATACACGTTTTCGAAAACTTGTAAACACCTTTGAAAAACTTTTTTGTTTTTCGTGTTGTTGTGTGCTGTTCATCAGCGACGTTTAATAATATACCATGTGTATTTTATTAGGTCAACAACTTTTGTATATTTTTTTATTTTATTCTCTCACGTTTTTTCAATGTATACTTTATCGCATCGTACACATACCATTAAACATAAACGAGTAGCGATATGATTGCCTGATCGGGGTATGAAGATGCCCATGAAATTCATGAGCACCTTCTTAATGTGCACTTCCTATTCATTCAACAATAGGCGTTAAAGAATCATCGCTCCATATCTCTCCCTTATTAAGTGTCCAGCTGTCGTTATATAAAGCTGAAGCGCCCTTGTTTACACTCGGGCTCCACTCATCATTCCAAGCCAGAAAGTAAATGGTTTTAGGATATTTTTGTTTTATTGCATTGATCAACAAGCTGTAATCAAAGCTGCCGTTTGCAATTTGCGGGCCGACTTCAGTAAAGGCAAATGGTTTATTAAGCGCTATTAGCTGGTCGTATCCGTTAATCGAATAGGCATCTTGGAAATATGCATCTAACCCGACAATATCTACATAAGACGCACCCGGGTAGAAATCGGTTTTAAAATCCCGGTTGGCGTCGGGAGAGTAAACCCAAAACAAATGATCAAGACCTCTTGTCTCGGTCATATAATGATAGATTTTTTTATAGAGCTGTTTATAGAGGGAAACTCTTTCTTGATCCTTTTGATTATATGATGTAAGTCCCCACCAAAACCATTCACCGTTCATTTCATGCAGCGGCCTGAACAGAACAGGCACGCCTTCATTCTCCAGTTCTTGAAGTCCGTCAGCAATTTTGCTGAGCATGACATTCAGCCGCTTCCCTTCCGCTGTTGAAGAATCTAATATGTTTTTGTACTGATCGTTTGTAATCGGTGTTTTAAAATGCCCTGACTGAAAAGCAGGATTCGCCAGATGCAAACTGATTTGCGGGATTCCTCCGCTTTTCCAATATGATAGCAGCTCGCTGTTACAGCTGACATCAATCGAATCTTCAATCGTTGCTGTTTCAAGCCATCCTCTTGCATAATCACAGCCATAAATAGCAGGTGATTGTCCTGCTGCACTTCGGATTCTATCAGCCTCAGCCATAGAAAATGTGTCATGGCTATAGCCCCCAAACGCTCCGGAAAGGACTCTGTTTTCTGTTCGATTAGGCAGATGAGCAAGCCAATTCATCACTGCTTTTGTGGTCTGCTGTGCATGAGGGTTCACAGGATACACAGTATGCGCTTCAATTGGTCTTGCCAGAACAGCAGACGCAAGTAAAACGATCATGAGCAGACAGATCGTATGTTTCTTAAACAATTGCAACTCCTCCATTCATTAAGGATGAGATATTATCATTTCACATGTTCCTTCTATTGAAAACTCGCCAAAATGCGCTGGCAAAATAAAGTGTGCGCCTGTATTACACTCGTACTGAATATCATTCATGACAATTCGTCCTGATCCCTTCAGGACACTCCCCAGCAAATAAGCTTGATAAGAAGGAAAAACAGCTCGGCCTTTAATCCTCCATTTGTATACGGAGAAATCATCCGTTTGTACATAAACGGTGATTTGGGCATTACCGACTTCTTCGACTGCCGGTGTATGGATTGTATCGGTATGCGGTATCGTTATGACTTCCATGGCTTTTTCTATATGAAGCGTTCTTTTTTGGCCTTTATCATCGCAGCGGTCATAATCGTAAACGCGATACGTTGTATCAGAGTTTTGCTGAATTTCAAGGACAAGTGTTCCCTCACATAAAGCGTGGAGCGTACCGCTTGGGACATAAAAGAAATCTCCCGGCTTTATTTTGAGGCGCCTCAACAGTCCGTTCCAATCGCCGCTTTCCATTCTCCGTTTAAACTCTTCCTTTGTACTTGCGTGGTGGCCCAAAATCAGTTCGGCGTCATCTTTGCAATCAATAATATACCAGCACTCCGTTTTCCCAAGATCACCGTTTTCATGCATTATTGCATAATCATCGTCAGGATGGACTTGCACGGAAAGATCCATATTGGCGTCCAGCAGCTTTACAAGCAGCGGAAACACCTTTCCATCTGAAAAACCGAAAATCTCCGGATGATCCTGCCACACTTGGTCAAGTGTCTTTCCTGCCAGCGGGCCGTTTTTAACAGCCGATGAGCCATTGGCATGTGCAGAAACGGCCCAGCACTCACCTGTTTTTTCCGAGGGGATCGCGTAGCCGAAAACGTCACGAAGCTTTGTTCCTCCCCATAATCTTTCTTTAAAGACAGGCTCCAAAAATAAAGGGTGCTTCATGATTGCACCTCCCCGGCTGAAAATGCTTCCTGTAAGGCCTGAGCCGCTAAAACAAACGTGCCGATGATCCCGGCGTTACTGCCCAAATATGGAGGTGCAATATATCCGCTTACACTTTCAGATAATTCAGAAAAATAAAAGTATCCGTTCATGATTTTCGGCACATATTCATAAATATAAGGAAACATTTGCTGCTGGTTCATGACCCCGCCGCCAAGAATGATTTTTTCAGGCGCAAGGATCAAAATATATTGAACCAGCGCTTGGGCAATATAGTATCCTTCCAGTTCCCAGACTTGGGGTATATCTGATAAATCAGCAGCTTTTTTCCCCCAGCGCGCTTCAATGGCGGGACCGGATGCCAAGCCTTCAAAGCAATCCTTATGATACGGGCAAATCCCTTGGTATACATCATCCGGGTGCCTCCGGATATAAATATGGCCCATCTCTGGGTGTGACAGCCCCTGAAGGAGCCGGCCCTCTACAATTGCGCCCGCCCCAATGCCAGTGCCAATCGTTATATACAGGCAGCTGTTGAGACCCCTAGCTTCACCAAAAAGGAATTCACCCAGCGCCGCAGCATTGACATCCGTACTAAAACCGACTGGGATGTTCATTTCATTCTTAACGGTTTGCAAAAAGGGGTAGTGTCTCCAGCCGTCTTTCGGCGTGGCCCTAATGGTTCCGTATGTTTCACTGGTTTTATTGGTATCAACGGGACCAAAGGAGCCGATGCCGATGGCCTGTAATGAGAATGGGCGAAAATATTGAAACACTTTCTCTAATGTTTCATCCGGCATCGTTGTCGGAATCTCTACTCGGTCAATGATCGTTCCATCTTCTTTGCCGACGGCACAAACAAATTTTGTGCCGCCTGCTTCAATACCGCCAAGCATACAGATGGCCTCCTTGTTGTCTTTGCGATCAGCGCCGTATGTTTACCGAAGTGACGACAAACTTGTCATGCCGATGACGCGAAAAGGAATACTCAAATGGAATGCCGTTATCTAAGAAGCCCACATGTTCGACTTCGAGAATTGGATCATCTTGTTTACAGCCCAGATGCTCCTGGTCAATATGATCAGATTTACAGGCCCTGATTTTCCGATGCGATCCGGCGATTTTCAGCTGCAGCCCGTTTGTGATGTGGTTGTAGACCGAATCATGAAGGACATCATCATTAATGCCCGGTATTAAATGAGTCGGCATATATGTTTTTTCCAATACATAGGGCTCTCCCTCTACTATCCGCAGCCGTACGACATAATAAACCGGGGTTTTCTGATCAATGGACAAATGAGCGGCCACTTCCTCTGTGGGAAATTGCACTTCGAACTGAATGACCTTGCTTTTAATTTCCTTATCTTTCAGCAAGTTGGTCAATCCAAGGATTTCATTGCTGACCACATGGACATGGTCATCCTGTATCGCTGATTGAATAATAAACGTGCCATGGCCTCGTTTTCTGAACAGAAGCCCTTCAGCAACCAAATTATCCAAGGCTCTTTTCATCGTCATGCGGCTTGAGTTGAACTCTTTTGCAAGAGATACTTCATCGGGAATCGGCTGATCGATCGGATAGACGTTATTTTTGATTCTATTTCTCATTTCATTTGCGATGATTTCGTATTTATTCATTGGTATCCTCCGGCAGCTATTAGAGTTTGATATCACATAAGCTATTACGGATATCATAAGTTCTTTTCCCTGTTTCATCAATGTTGCGGCTTTGCTGTGAACTCTCATCATCATGATGATTGCCGGAAGATCTGTAAATCTAGAAACCGTTTTGCTCAGCAATCTTTTTGAACCATTTTCCGCTCTTTTTGACGGTCCTTTCTCCGTCTTTCTCGAGATTGACTGATACAAATCCATATCTGTTTTTATAGGCATTTGTCCAAGACCAGTTGTCCATGAACGTCCATAAGTGATAGCCTTTTACGTTTGATCCTTCCTGTATGGCACGGTGAATCCATTTGAGGTGCTCTTTTATAAACTCGATCCGGTAATCATCTTGAATGATGCCTTGTTCGTCTCTGAAGCGTTCCTCACCTTCGACTCCCATGCCGTTTTCCGATATAAAGCACTCAATGTTTCCGTAGTTTTCTTTTAAATTGATCAAAATATCATAAACGCCTTTTTCGTAAATCTCCCATCCGCGATGAGGATTCATTTTGCGCCCCGGCATGACGTAAGGATCAAAATACCTGTCAGGCAAGAAAGGCGCATCGGGATTCGGAAGATGTTCTTTTGCTTTTACCCGTCTCGGCTGGTAATAATTCACGCCCAACAGATCAATCGTATTGTGTTTGATAACCTCAAGATCTTCTATCTTATAGTCGGGCACAAAGCCTTCGCTCTTCAAAATCTCAACCAGGCCTTTTGGGAATTCCCCTTTGACAGAAGGGTCTAAAAAGGATCTGTTAAAAAATGCGTCCGCTATTTCCCCCGCTTTGACGTCGGCCGGATGGCTGCTTCTAGGGTATGAAGGGGTCAAATTTAAGATAATCCCAATTTTTCCGTCCTGCTTCATTTCCCTGTAAGCCTGAATGGCACGGGCACTTGATAGCATCGTATGAAACCCGACCTGGACAGCCTCTTTAAAATCGACCTTGTTTGGATAATGAAAATCATATAAGTATCCGCCTTCTACAGGAACGATTGGTTCATTATGCGTGAACCATTTTTTCACCCGGTCGCCAAACAAACGGAAGCTTGACTTC
The Bacillus vallismortis genome window above contains:
- a CDS encoding glycoside hydrolase family 26 protein, producing MFKKHTICLLMIVLLASAVLARPIEAHTVYPVNPHAQQTTKAVMNWLAHLPNRTENRVLSGAFGGYSHDTFSMAEADRIRSAAGQSPAIYGCDYARGWLETATIEDSIDVSCNSELLSYWKSGGIPQISLHLANPAFQSGHFKTPITNDQYKNILDSSTAEGKRLNVMLSKIADGLQELENEGVPVLFRPLHEMNGEWFWWGLTSYNQKDQERVSLYKQLYKKIYHYMTETRGLDHLFWVYSPDANRDFKTDFYPGASYVDIVGLDAYFQDAYSINGYDQLIALNKPFAFTEVGPQIANGSFDYSLLINAIKQKYPKTIYFLAWNDEWSPSVNKGASALYNDSWTLNKGEIWSDDSLTPIVE
- the manA gene encoding mannose-6-phosphate isomerase, class I; translated protein: MKHPLFLEPVFKERLWGGTKLRDVFGYAIPSEKTGECWAVSAHANGSSAVKNGPLAGKTLDQVWQDHPEIFGFSDGKVFPLLVKLLDANMDLSVQVHPDDDYAIMHENGDLGKTECWYIIDCKDDAELILGHHASTKEEFKRRMESGDWNGLLRRLKIKPGDFFYVPSGTLHALCEGTLVLEIQQNSDTTYRVYDYDRCDDKGQKRTLHIEKAMEVITIPHTDTIHTPAVEEVGNAQITVYVQTDDFSVYKWRIKGRAVFPSYQAYLLGSVLKGSGRIVMNDIQYECNTGAHFILPAHFGEFSIEGTCEMIISHP
- a CDS encoding ROK family protein, with protein sequence MLGGIEAGGTKFVCAVGKEDGTIIDRVEIPTTMPDETLEKVFQYFRPFSLQAIGIGSFGPVDTNKTSETYGTIRATPKDGWRHYPFLQTVKNEMNIPVGFSTDVNAAALGEFLFGEARGLNSCLYITIGTGIGAGAIVEGRLLQGLSHPEMGHIYIRRHPDDVYQGICPYHKDCFEGLASGPAIEARWGKKAADLSDIPQVWELEGYYIAQALVQYILILAPEKIILGGGVMNQQQMFPYIYEYVPKIMNGYFYFSELSESVSGYIAPPYLGSNAGIIGTFVLAAQALQEAFSAGEVQS
- the gmuR gene encoding transcriptional regulator GmuR; protein product: MNKYEIIANEMRNRIKNNVYPIDQPIPDEVSLAKEFNSSRMTMKRALDNLVAEGLLFRKRGHGTFIIQSAIQDDHVHVVSNEILGLTNLLKDKEIKSKVIQFEVQFPTEEVAAHLSIDQKTPVYYVVRLRIVEGEPYVLEKTYMPTHLIPGINDDVLHDSVYNHITNGLQLKIAGSHRKIRACKSDHIDQEHLGCKQDDPILEVEHVGFLDNGIPFEYSFSRHRHDKFVVTSVNIRR
- a CDS encoding glycoside hydrolase family 1 protein; the protein is MAQTKQYRFPYDFWWGSSASATQTEGAADRDGKGQNIWDYWFEKEPHRFFNRVGPATTSQFYDHYKEDIRLMKELGHNSFRMSISWSRLIPDGTGEINAEAADFYAGVIDELIANGIEPFVNLFHFDMPMELQKNGGWANRETVDAYENYAKSSFRLFGDRVKKWFTHNEPIVPVEGGYLYDFHYPNKVDFKEAVQVGFHTMLSSARAIQAYREMKQDGKIGIILNLTPSYPRSSHPADVKAGEIADAFFNRSFLDPSVKGEFPKGLVEILKSEGFVPDYKIEDLEVIKHNTIDLLGVNYYQPRRVKAKEHLPNPDAPFLPDRYFDPYVMPGRKMNPHRGWEIYEKGVYDILINLKENYGNIECFISENGMGVEGEERFRDEQGIIQDDYRIEFIKEHLKWIHRAIQEGSNVKGYHLWTFMDNWSWTNAYKNRYGFVSVNLEKDGERTVKKSGKWFKKIAEQNGF